Genomic DNA from Dehalococcoidales bacterium:
TTCCAGTGTATCGCCCCTTACTCTGAAATGTCCGCGGGAGAAATCAAAATCGTTGCGCTCATATTGCTGGTCGACAAACTGCCTGAGTAGCTTATCCATGGGGTATTTCCCGCCCTTTTCCAAGCTAATGATAAAACTTTTATATTCTTCAGGTTCCCCCAAGCCATAGATACAGGAAACTGATGCTACAATAACCACATCACGTCGACTGAGCAGGGCTTTGGTTGCGGCATGGCGTAATTTATCAATTTCATCATTGATATCGGTTTCCTTATCGATGTAAGTATCAGTTTGGGGTATATAGGCTTCTGGTTGGTAGTAATCATAATAGCTTACGAAGTATTCAACTGCATTGTTGGGCAAAAACTCTTTAAATTCGCTATAAAGCTGAGCAGCAAGAGTTTTGTTATGGCTGATAACGAGGGCAGGTCTGCCGACTCTGGCAATGGTGTTTGCCAGAGTGAAGGTCTTGCCGCTGCCGGTTACTCCAAGAAGGGTTTGTTGAGCATACCCTTGTTCAATGCCAGCTACCAGCCGTTCAATAGCCTGGGGCTGGTCTCCGGTCGGTTTAAAATCAGCATGGATTAAAAACCTGGACATGTATACCTAATCTTTGCGAAGCTGGCTTAGCGCCGTCTTTATTTTTTCTTCGAGGCTGAGGCTTTTATCAGTCGGGAGGTTACCTACTGCTCGGGTAGCCTCTGAGGTTGAATAACCAAGGGAAATAAGAGCCGCCACAACGTCGTTATTCTCTTGGGATGTCTCCGAAAGGGGTAATAGAATATCACTAGTGGCGAGCTTGTCCTTAAGCTCTAGCACAATACGGCTAGCTGTTTTTTTACCGATTCCGCGGATAGCAGTCAAAAGATCAATATTGCCGGACATTATTGCTGCTGCCAGTGTTTCGATATCCATTTCAGAAATCATCGTTAATGCCAGCTTGGGTCCTAAACCGCTTACGCTGAGCAGGTTTTTAAACAGAGTAAGTTCGGAGAGGCTGGTAAAACCATAAAGGTTGAGACCATCTTCCCTTACCTGGAAATGGGTATAAAGCTTGATTTCGGTACCGGTATTCCCCAATTTTGATAAGGATACAGGCGGGATAAAAACCTGGAAGCCAATGCCGCCAACGTTAACAATTGCGCTGTCAAAGCTAACCATCTCCAATTTTCCAGTAATGCTCGAAATCATTATTATTTCCCTCCGGTAAGATTGTTAAGACGGGACTGGCGAACATGGCAGATTGCCGCTGCCAATGCGTCTGCGCAGTCGTTGGGTGTAGGGGCATCTTTAAGGTTGAGCTGAAGCCGAACCATTTCCTGGACCTGTTGCTTGGAACTGGCGCCGTAGCTTGCAGTATTGTATTTAATTGCAGTTGGCGAGTATTCAAACGCTGGTATAGAGTTTGAAGCTGCAGCGAGCAGGGCAATCGCCTGAGCTTTCCCGATCGCCAGGGCGGTACGGGCATTCTCGGCTACAAAGGGTGTCTCTATGGCAATTTCATCCGGCTGGTACTCGCTGATTACTTCACAGAGGGAGCGATACAGAAAGAAAAGCCGTTCTCCCATTGAACAACGGCTGCGACATTTCAAGGCATCATACGCTACCAATGCAACTGCATCGCCATCGCTGTCGATTACCCCGTATCCAAGAATCATAGTACCGGGGTCAATTCCCAGAATTCTCATGCTAATTAAGTTGAGCGATACTGCTCTATGACGGCATCGTCAAAGTCAACGTTACTGACGACTGACTGAACGTCGTCCAGATCCTCCAGCCTATCCAGCAGCCGCAGCACCTGTAGCTGGGTGGGTTCATCCAGAGACAGTGTTGTTTTGGCCACCTGGCTTACGTCGGCCGAGCTTATGGTAATATCCGCAGCTTCAAAAGACTGTCGCAATTCTTCCATGTCTTCCGGTCGCGTGTATATTTCAATATATCCTTCTCCGACAATGACATCTTCTGCCCCGATATCGATCGCTTTAAGTGTGATTTCGTCCGGATCTACGTCTTCTGTATCTATTGATATTATTCCTTTGGGATCAAAAAGCCAGGCGACGCTCCCGTTTTCTCCAAGATTCCCGCCACTTTTAGAAAAAGCAGAGCGGATCTCCTGTACAGTTCGGTTACGGTTATCTGTCTGTACGCTGATCATAATTGCAGCACCACCAGGCCCGTATCCTTCGAAGGTGGTTTCTATGTAGTTTGCACCTTCCAGAGATCCTTCTCCGCGCTTGATCGCGCGTTGTATGTTTTCTGAAGGCATGTTGGCATCTTTGGCCTTTTGTATGGCAAGGCGCAAACGGGCGTTCAGGTCCGGGTCGCTCCCCTTCTCTCTGGACGCCATAATGATTTCCCGGGTTAGTTTAGTGAAGAGTTTACCTCTTCGTACATCAGCGACACCCTTCTGGTGTTTTATGGAATGCCACTTAGAATGACCAGACATCCACGCAGCCTCCTGGTTTAGAATAAATAGTCATTATACATTCTCTGCTAATAATTGTATCACTACTGGGAATCAAGTTGAACAATAGAAATATAATCTTTATGAGCAGATGGTAAAAAAATTGGGCTGTTGTAATAAAATACAGTAAAAAGACACATTAATCAAGCTGGCTGCCGTTTTTTCTCCGAATTTACGTCAAGATTATAATGATTTAATCTCAAAGCGGTGTATAGCCTGCATGGCTTATAATAAATGAAAGCCGATGGAAAATACAGCACAATAGAATGAAGGAGAGATAGTTTGCGCTTGGTATTTATGGGAACACCCGAAATAGCTTTACCGGTATTAAAGGCAGTTTCCTCGAGGCATGAGGTTGTGGCTGTTTATACTCGCCCAGATGCTTATTCCGGCCGGGGGAGAGAACTGGCGCAATCTGCGATAAAAAAAGAGGCTTCAAAGCTTGGAATTCCGGTTATCCAGCCACTAAATTTTAAGGATGGCAAGAATATTTCTGTGTTGCAGGACCTGCAGCCTGAGGTGATTGTTGTTGTGGCATATGGAATTATCTTGCCGAAAGCAGTATTGGAAATTCCTCGGCTAGGTTGTATCAATGTTCATTTTTCAGTCCTGCCGCGCCATAGGGGAGCTTCTCCGGTTGCAGGGGCGATTCTTGCCGGAGATAGATTTACCGGGGTGAGCATCATGTTGATGGAGACCGGGGTAGATACAGGGCCGATACTGTCCATTTCCCAGCTTCCGGTTTTTGACTGGGACACCACTCTGAGTTTGGGCCAACGTCTTTCAGGAATATCGGGAGGGCTGATCATAGATGTCCTGGAAGCGTGGAACAGGCGAGAAATCATTCTCCGTCCCCAGAATGAAGCAGCTGCGACCTATTCCGGGATAATCCACAAGGAAGATGGCTTAATCTCATGGAATGAAGAAGCTGCCTTGATTTGGAGGAAAGCACGAGCCTATCATCCTTGGCCTGGGATTTATACAACCTGGCGCGGTAAAATGCTCAAGTTATTATCGGTTGAACCTGTTTCGCACCACAGTCAAGAAAAACCGGGTAGTGTTATCAGCTTTGGTGGCACTTCGGATATGAATGTCGGAGTGGTTACCGGTAAAGGGATTTTGGGAATTAAAAAAATCCAGTTGGAAGGGAAAAAAGAAGTATTAACTGCCGATTTTATTAGGGGACAACGGGATTTTATCGGCTCGGTGCTACCAGATTAACCTGCCTGTGGGGGTTCTTCAAAAATTGCCTCATTGATAATAGTATGCAGAAAAGTCTGCCTAAACAGAAGCTTACGTTTGAGTTCTTTTTCCTGATCCGTAATATAATAATCTGGATCAGGTGCAGCCCAGAAGAATATCCAAGGTTGATTATAATCCCTTTTCATTAAAGAGACCCCCTTTAACTAATATGAAGCCCCAGGAGGCATATTTCTGATATAGAATTGAGCATATGCTGACAGACTGCAGCAAAATAGGAATCGGACATAAGTAAAACCACCCTATTTATGTTAGGCTTTATATCGTATTTTTGTCAATACCTGACACCTGTGCAGTAAAAAGGGAGTGTTAGTAAGAATACTTTGCGGGCAGAGAGATCGCCTGATAGGTTATAATTTTTTAAACCTTCTTTTTGGGTAAAATAAAGGAGCAAAATGTCTTATCCGGATAATATCCTTGCTAGTGTGCAAAAACCCGCTCGCTATACAGGGGGAGAATGGCACTCAGCTAGCAAAGAATGGAATAAAACAGACATACGAGTTGCGTTGAGTTACCCCGATATTTATGAAGTCGGAATGTCGGGTATTACTCTTCCAATTCTGTATCAGGAGGCTAATAGTCTTTCTTTTGCTCTTGCAGATCGGATTTTTGCTCCCTGGCCGGATATGGAACAAGCGCTGAGAAATGCAGGGTTGAACCTTCAGGCTATTGA
This window encodes:
- the ruvA gene encoding Holliday junction branch migration protein RuvA, whose amino-acid sequence is MISSITGKLEMVSFDSAIVNVGGIGFQVFIPPVSLSKLGNTGTEIKLYTHFQVREDGLNLYGFTSLSELTLFKNLLSVSGLGPKLALTMISEMDIETLAAAIMSGNIDLLTAIRGIGKKTASRIVLELKDKLATSDILLPLSETSQENNDVVAALISLGYSTSEATRAVGNLPTDKSLSLEEKIKTALSQLRKD
- the ruvC gene encoding crossover junction endodeoxyribonuclease RuvC, translating into MRILGIDPGTMILGYGVIDSDGDAVALVAYDALKCRSRCSMGERLFFLYRSLCEVISEYQPDEIAIETPFVAENARTALAIGKAQAIALLAAASNSIPAFEYSPTAIKYNTASYGASSKQQVQEMVRLQLNLKDAPTPNDCADALAAAICHVRQSRLNNLTGGK
- a CDS encoding YebC/PmpR family DNA-binding transcriptional regulator; translated protein: MSGHSKWHSIKHQKGVADVRRGKLFTKLTREIIMASREKGSDPDLNARLRLAIQKAKDANMPSENIQRAIKRGEGSLEGANYIETTFEGYGPGGAAIMISVQTDNRNRTVQEIRSAFSKSGGNLGENGSVAWLFDPKGIISIDTEDVDPDEITLKAIDIGAEDVIVGEGYIEIYTRPEDMEELRQSFEAADITISSADVSQVAKTTLSLDEPTQLQVLRLLDRLEDLDDVQSVVSNVDFDDAVIEQYRST
- the fmt gene encoding methionyl-tRNA formyltransferase, which translates into the protein MRLVFMGTPEIALPVLKAVSSRHEVVAVYTRPDAYSGRGRELAQSAIKKEASKLGIPVIQPLNFKDGKNISVLQDLQPEVIVVVAYGIILPKAVLEIPRLGCINVHFSVLPRHRGASPVAGAILAGDRFTGVSIMLMETGVDTGPILSISQLPVFDWDTTLSLGQRLSGISGGLIIDVLEAWNRREIILRPQNEAAATYSGIIHKEDGLISWNEEAALIWRKARAYHPWPGIYTTWRGKMLKLLSVEPVSHHSQEKPGSVISFGGTSDMNVGVVTGKGILGIKKIQLEGKKEVLTADFIRGQRDFIGSVLPD